The following coding sequences lie in one Deltaproteobacteria bacterium genomic window:
- the lon gene encoding endopeptidase La — MINSPEKDLLDMANGERQYYPLLPLRDVVIFPNVVVPLFVGREKSIKALEYALAHDKRVFLSAQVDAKVDNPSPKDIFAFGTVGAVLQLLKLPDGTVKALIEGKERGVIENFVDKQGFFMVEISERATPPAESPEIEALVRSINDSFEEYAKYNNKIGKEIVSAVTSIEDPGRMADTIAGHLALKVADKQEILEAVELTERLNKLFEKLGGEVDILRLEHRLRSRVKKQMEKTQKDYYLNEQIRAIQKEMGTKDDFKAELDELEKKIKRKKVSKEAHLRLKQEFKKLKMMSPMSAEAAVVRNYIDWIIDLPWLDKTRSKLQIEEAEAVLDEDHYGLEKPKERILEYLAVQRLTKKIKGPILCLVGPPGVGKTSLAKSVARATGRNFIRLSLGGVRDEAEIRGHRRTYIGAMPGKIIQYLKRAKSNNPVFCLDEVDKMSTDFRGDPSAALLEVLDPEQNVAFNDHYLDLDYDLSDVFFITTANNLHNIPGPLQDRMEIIRLPGYTELEKLDIAKQFLVKKQIDQNGLSPKNITFTDSAILQVIRNYTSEAGVRNLEREISSICRKVAKEVVKRGMDTAISVKSQSIQKYLGVPKYRYGRTEEKNCVGVTTGLAWTDVGGEILQTEATIMPGKGNLVLTGKLGEVMQESAQAALSYVRSRARNLKVPDNFYEKVDIHIHVPEGAIPKDGPSAGITLATSIVSALTRYPVNRDIAMTGEITLRGRVLPIGGLKEKILAAHRGGVTKVLLPIENKKDIAEIPKKILKKVELVLVEHMDDVLREALIVDEGKELFAAEEDCKPFCFTDVPQMEESPPTSITAH, encoded by the coding sequence ATGATAAATTCTCCGGAAAAGGATCTTCTCGACATGGCTAACGGTGAAAGACAATATTACCCGCTTCTCCCCCTGAGAGACGTGGTTATCTTTCCAAATGTGGTTGTGCCCCTGTTTGTGGGGCGCGAAAAATCGATCAAGGCCCTTGAATATGCCTTGGCCCATGATAAGCGGGTTTTCCTGTCCGCCCAGGTGGACGCAAAAGTGGATAACCCATCTCCCAAGGATATCTTCGCGTTCGGTACCGTAGGCGCTGTTTTACAGCTGTTAAAGCTGCCTGACGGGACGGTCAAGGCCCTTATCGAAGGGAAAGAACGGGGCGTGATCGAAAATTTTGTGGACAAACAGGGATTTTTCATGGTGGAAATCAGCGAGCGTGCCACACCCCCTGCTGAAAGCCCTGAAATTGAGGCACTGGTACGCTCCATTAACGACAGCTTTGAGGAGTATGCGAAATATAACAACAAGATCGGAAAAGAAATCGTCTCGGCAGTGACCTCCATTGAAGATCCGGGACGCATGGCAGATACCATTGCCGGTCATTTGGCGCTAAAGGTCGCAGACAAACAGGAAATTCTGGAAGCCGTCGAGTTAACCGAGCGCCTGAACAAACTGTTTGAAAAATTGGGCGGCGAGGTGGACATTCTTCGCCTTGAGCACCGCTTGAGGTCGCGGGTCAAAAAACAGATGGAAAAGACCCAAAAGGACTATTACCTCAATGAGCAGATCCGCGCCATTCAAAAGGAGATGGGGACCAAAGACGATTTCAAGGCGGAGCTGGATGAACTGGAGAAAAAGATAAAACGGAAAAAGGTGAGCAAAGAGGCCCACCTGAGATTGAAACAGGAATTCAAAAAACTGAAAATGATGTCCCCCATGTCTGCAGAGGCCGCGGTGGTCCGCAATTACATAGACTGGATCATCGATCTTCCCTGGTTGGACAAGACACGATCGAAACTCCAGATTGAAGAGGCCGAGGCCGTCCTCGATGAAGATCACTACGGCCTTGAAAAGCCAAAGGAGCGAATTCTTGAATACTTGGCGGTTCAGCGTCTGACCAAAAAAATTAAGGGTCCGATCCTCTGTCTGGTGGGTCCGCCGGGAGTCGGAAAGACGTCATTGGCAAAATCGGTGGCCAGGGCGACCGGCAGGAATTTCATCCGCCTGTCTCTGGGAGGGGTCAGGGATGAGGCTGAAATCAGAGGGCATCGAAGGACCTATATCGGGGCCATGCCCGGCAAGATTATTCAGTATTTGAAACGGGCCAAGTCCAATAATCCGGTATTTTGTTTGGATGAAGTGGACAAAATGAGTACGGATTTCCGGGGCGATCCATCGGCCGCCCTCCTGGAGGTCCTCGATCCGGAGCAGAATGTGGCCTTCAACGACCATTATCTCGATCTGGATTATGATCTCTCCGACGTCTTTTTCATCACAACAGCCAATAACCTCCACAATATCCCCGGCCCCCTGCAGGACCGGATGGAAATTATCAGACTTCCCGGATATACCGAACTTGAAAAGCTGGATATCGCCAAGCAGTTTCTGGTCAAGAAGCAGATCGATCAAAACGGCCTTAGTCCTAAGAATATTACCTTTACCGATAGTGCCATTCTCCAGGTCATCCGCAATTATACCAGTGAAGCCGGAGTCAGGAATCTGGAGCGGGAGATCTCTTCGATCTGCCGAAAGGTGGCCAAAGAGGTGGTCAAGAGGGGGATGGACACCGCGATCTCGGTGAAGTCCCAGTCCATTCAGAAGTATCTCGGCGTCCCCAAGTACCGGTATGGGAGGACGGAAGAGAAGAATTGCGTAGGCGTCACCACCGGGCTGGCATGGACAGACGTCGGCGGCGAAATCCTCCAGACCGAGGCCACCATCATGCCCGGCAAGGGCAATCTGGTCCTGACCGGGAAACTCGGAGAGGTCATGCAGGAATCGGCGCAGGCCGCCTTGAGTTATGTCCGTTCAAGGGCAAGGAATTTGAAGGTGCCCGACAATTTCTATGAGAAAGTGGACATTCACATCCATGTTCCGGAGGGCGCCATTCCCAAGGATGGACCGTCCGCCGGCATCACGCTTGCGACGTCTATTGTTTCCGCGCTCACCAGATACCCTGTCAATCGCGATATCGCCATGACCGGCGAGATCACCCTCAGGGGAAGAGTCCTCCCCATAGGAGGCCTCAAGGAAAAGATCCTGGCCGCCCACAGGGGAGGCGTCACCAAGGTGTTGCTCCCCATCGAAAACAAGAAGGACATTGCGGAGATACCCAAGAAAATCCTTAAAAAGGTGGAGCTGGTACTTG